One part of the Maniola hyperantus unplaced genomic scaffold, iAphHyp1.2, whole genome shotgun sequence genome encodes these proteins:
- the LOC138404657 gene encoding uncharacterized protein, whose protein sequence is MSGNAPGAKSKKTVPLGRKVLLRSVSAEDPKPSGSEAPKPSGGEAPASKTSSQSSPTPSVSSRASSGEPTQAALSTLPAAANRLLQEAKEQMEQSGNLKTSIKEKVLENLAGLYEIVLRLSESRQTLQLQLERARSQATSQALSLEKQQTARLEELVEGVKAVDIRAPIAEVLSEVKSLRQIVNFDVLDALSKTSQQQPLPLAMEITKRLNEASSQLAAVVEESRRSVTYAEVAAGPKPKSIPNPNHSIIVSSKDEKDTSDDVLKRIRGAADARASGVRVERIRKARNQKVVISCESKDSLTRLTDKLKVDDCLQINEAKNKDPLIVIKNMLSYNTDDEVVASIKTQNADALVGIPDSEYRVVPKYRRPARNPHECHMVMQVSPKVWQRLTSQGRVHIDLQRCFVLDQSPLVQCTRCLGFGHSRRLCKEAEDRCSHCAGPHLRSTCPSWTVGDVACCRNCHIAKLERTEHSAFDLECPIRKKWDTIARSSVSYC, encoded by the coding sequence ATGTCGGGCAACGCGCCAGgcgcaaaatcaaagaaaacCGTGCCCTTAGGAAGGAAAGTGCTTCTTCGCTCGGTTAGCGCCGAAGACCCTAAGCCTTCGGGCAGCGAAGCCCCCAAGCCTTCAGGTGGCGAAGCCCCCGCATCAAAGACCTCCAGCCAGTCGTCACCGACCCCGAGTGTGTCTAGTAGGGCGTCGTCTGGCGAGCCTACACAGGCCGCTCTTTCGACCCTTCCAGCTGCAGCGAACCGCCTTCTTCAGGAAGCGAAGGAACAAATGGAACAGTCGGGGAATCTAAAAACCTCCATCAAGGAGAAGGTTCTGGAGAACCTCGCAGGACTATATGAAATAGTTCTGCGGCTCAGTGAGTCCCGACAGACTCTGCAGTTGCAGCTGGAGCGGGCCCGCTCCCAGGCGACGTCTCAGGCATTGAGCCTAGAAAAACAGCAGACCGCACGACTGGAAGAGCTCGTGGAGGGCGTCAAAGCAGTGGACATAAGAGCCCCTATCGCGGAGGTGCTAAGCGAGGTAAAATCACTGCGTCAGATCGTGAACTTCGACGTACTGGATGCACTCTCCAAGACCAGTCAACAGCAGCCGCTCCCTCTGGCCATGGAAATTACCAAACGGCTCAATGAAGCCAGCAGCCAGCTAGCGGCTGTTGTCGAAGAGAGTAGGAGAAGTGTGACATACGCCGAGGTTGCAGCGGGCCCGAAGCCTAAGTCAATACCTAACCCAAATCACTCGATTATCGTATCCTCGAAGGACGAGAAAGACACGAGCGACGATGTACTCAAGAGAATCCGAggtgccgcagacgcgagagcTAGTGGAGTCAGGGTGGAAAGGATCCGCAAAGCCAGAAACCAAAAGGTAGTAATAAGCTGCGAATCCAAAGACTCACTAACCCGCTTGACCGACAAGCTGAAAGTGGATGACTGCCTACAGATTAACGAGGCTAAAAACAAGGACCCTCTTATCGTCATCAAGAACATGCTGTCGTACAACACCGACGACGAGGTGGTAGCCTCAATAAAAACCCAGAATGCAGATGCGCTCGTGGGCATTCCCGATAGCGAGTACCGGGTAGTCCCGAAATACCGCAGGCCTGCCAGGAATCCCCACGAGTGTCACATGGTGATGCAAGTATCACCCAAAGTATGGCAGAGATTGACAAGTCAGGGAAGGGTGCACATAGACCTCCAGCGGTGCTTCGTCCTCGACCAGTCTCCTCTGGTCCAGTGCACGCGGTGCCTCGGCTTCGGCCACAGCCGCCGCCTGTGCAAAGAAGCAGAGGACAGGTGCAGTCACTGTGCTGGGCCGCACCTCCGTTCGACCTGCCCCTCGTGGACCGTCGGCGACGTGGCCTGTTGCAGAAACTGCCACATAGCGAAGCTGGAGAGGACGGAACACAGCGCATTCGATCTAGAGTGCCCCATCAGGAAAAAATGGGACACTATAGCTCGCTCTAGTGTCTCATACTGCTAA